One genomic segment of Chelonia mydas isolate rCheMyd1 chromosome 1, rCheMyd1.pri.v2, whole genome shotgun sequence includes these proteins:
- the LOC102936264 gene encoding homeobox protein NANOG codes for MSAHLAMPPYQPYPAGVGTGIRYGDYYWNCPGEMDNVPHKEAADADVPVPEPEPEEKTLRNPELSPASSSSGARMRYTPDSATSPNTEPPSPHPAIRMGGVESGGGVKKAKSRTAFSQEQLQTLHQRFQSQKYLSPQQIRELGSALGLTYKQVKTWFQNQRMKFKRCQKETQWMEKGTCLSQAGYLDLNPSYHQGCPVSASRNIQTVTNVHQSYGSSQTYGSGQSLYPFVAIEEEGFFGKAGGACSTQQAMGFFSQQKMNFYHGFPANMDYASMETEDGYHFQNASVNATSFPGTAGYQQYQPAWHPQGTQSNYNS; via the exons ATGAGTGCCCACCTGGCAATGCCCCCCTACCAGCCTTACCCAGCCGGGGTAGGAACTGGAATAAGGTATGGAGACTACTACTGGAACTGCCCAGGGGAGATGGACAATGTCCCCCACAAAGAGGCAGCAGATGCTGATGTCCCGgtcccagagccagagccagaggagaAGACCCTCCGTAACCCAG AGCTCTCTCCAGCCTCCTCCAGCTCGGGCGCACGCATGCGGTACACCCCGGACTCAGCCACCAGCCCCAACACGGAGCCCCCATCCCCGCACCCTGCGATCCGGATGGGGGGGGTGgaaagcgggggaggggtgaagaaggCCAAGAGCCGCACGGCcttctcccaggagcagctgcaaaCCCTGCACCAGCGATTCCAGAGCCAGAAATACCTCAGCCCCCAGCAGATCCGGGAGCTGGgctcagccctggggctcacaTACAAGCAG GTAAAAACATGGTTTCAAAACCAACGAATGAAGTTTAAACGATGCCAGAAGGAAACTCAGTGGATGGAAAAAGGGACATGCCTATCCCAA GCAGGTTACCTGGATTTGAACCCCAGTTATCACCAGGGTTGTCCAGTTAGTGCCAGCAGGAACATCCAGACTGTGACCAATGTGCATCAGAGCTATGGTAGCAGCCAGACCTATGGGAGTggccagagcctgtaccccttcGTGGCTATCGAGGAGGAGGGGTTCTTTGGGAAAGCTGGGGGAGCCTGCAGCACCCAGCAGGCAATGGGCTTCTTCAGCCAGCAAAAGATGAACTTTTATCATGGCTTCCCGGCGAACATGGATTATGCCAGCATGGAGACAGAAGATGGCTACCACTTCCAGAATGCCTCTGTCAATGCAACGTCCTTCCCGGGCACAGCTGGGTACCAGCAGTACCAGCCAGCATGGCACCCTCAAGGGACGCAAAGCAACTATAACTCTTAG